A stretch of Desulfobacter hydrogenophilus DNA encodes these proteins:
- a CDS encoding glycosyltransferase codes for MYIAAAIVFFAATGLIFIQTAYPIILALIGLFVKKKRNPVTPLASRMLGMTLIIPVYKNDVHMLPEKLVNCSMLNYPPEKLEILVSGDGDLPELPGIINDASCDFSLRYHQTGTWVGKNLALNQAVKKSTGTIIVISDVDSTLDPDVISMINQSMMNTQVGGCSGTVEINRSDDSKGGIGSVQKKYWLFEKNIKKVEMDVLGSVTSCSGQLYAVRKNLRPVIPEDVCDDIFTLLSVVKQGYCFGGLPKTSAFIPKPSKTISGEVNRRSRIVTRELNAIWKNRQLFMQKTTFWYGVGLFCHKVVRRLIPFLLITLFITNFILAFTGFYWAGLFACQVLFYGVSILSYHNVLNIKGMSFLSYFIAFNIGTGMGFFHFLTGKGKSKW; via the coding sequence ATGTATATTGCAGCAGCGATAGTTTTTTTTGCAGCGACAGGCCTGATATTTATTCAAACAGCCTATCCGATCATATTGGCATTGATCGGCCTGTTTGTTAAAAAAAAGAGAAATCCTGTGACGCCTCTTGCAAGCCGGATGCTTGGGATGACTTTAATTATTCCGGTTTATAAAAATGATGTGCACATGCTGCCGGAAAAACTTGTGAACTGTTCAATGCTGAACTACCCGCCTGAAAAGCTTGAAATTCTTGTATCTGGAGATGGCGATCTTCCTGAACTGCCGGGAATAATTAATGATGCATCTTGCGATTTTTCTTTAAGGTATCATCAAACCGGAACATGGGTGGGAAAGAATCTTGCTCTTAACCAGGCAGTGAAAAAATCAACCGGCACTATTATTGTGATTTCCGATGTGGATTCTACTTTAGACCCCGATGTCATATCAATGATCAATCAGTCAATGATGAACACCCAGGTCGGGGGATGTTCGGGGACTGTGGAAATTAACAGATCAGATGATTCAAAAGGCGGTATTGGGTCTGTCCAAAAAAAATATTGGCTGTTTGAAAAAAATATAAAAAAGGTTGAAATGGATGTTCTGGGAAGTGTGACCTCATGCTCCGGTCAACTGTATGCCGTTAGAAAGAATCTTCGTCCTGTTATTCCCGAGGATGTCTGTGATGATATCTTTACCTTGCTGTCCGTTGTAAAACAGGGCTATTGCTTTGGGGGATTACCTAAAACGTCTGCCTTTATACCCAAACCCTCCAAGACAATTTCAGGTGAAGTGAATCGCCGGTCGCGGATCGTAACCAGGGAGCTGAACGCCATCTGGAAAAATCGGCAGTTGTTTATGCAGAAAACCACCTTCTGGTACGGTGTCGGGTTGTTTTGCCATAAAGTTGTCCGCAGGTTGATCCCGTTTCTTTTGATCACTCTTTTCATAACAAATTTTATTTTGGCATTCACCGGCTTTTACTGGGCAGGGCTTTTTGCCTGCCAGGTCCTTTTTTACGGGGTGTCGATTTTGTCTTATCATAATGTATTGAACATCAAGGGAATGTCCTTTTTATCATATTTCATTGCATTTAATATTGGAACCGGTATGGGATTTTTTCATTTCTTAACAGGAAAGGGGAAATCTAAATGGTAA
- a CDS encoding lipid II flippase MurJ, which translates to MSFLKGAFFLVGLKSLNSGTGFLISFFVVIVLGANETTDALFVAMFFPIEMIRMVARRLPLVLVPVFTESYQNSDLDPEPHFLGWWMPLLLIVTMVLVFMAPILTKLMAPGLSSAGYATAVNLLRILAPSFLLFGIFGHGMSIFYYHKMILFPEIPLFAWRLTALLSLFLAGYAFGVYGYAVGLILAGCIQFFVLYLKGRANGWSLLSMKKPNFKWPYLKLILAGFALVVVALVLNRTSALIDRWFASLLGAGSISILFLSERLARSVPILLSTSLFTLYLPKLSSIAKQTDKMDSLRLEMFSFFMIIGLPISILFFWAAGDLVHILATYGRFTDAQVMSAVAVIQYFCMGIPAVICSAGLRNVFIVERNIKEIFLFGMLTVALTLVLDFALLGMGLKGLALASTITAWMIFFLLWIRLKMSFPPGKYVINILVSSFLMLLFLFGLPWKNWEIMPLIRLGLGCVGGLFLYCITIIPISSQIRTHISN; encoded by the coding sequence ATGTCTTTTCTAAAAGGTGCATTTTTTCTGGTTGGATTAAAGTCGCTTAATTCCGGGACGGGGTTTCTGATCAGCTTTTTTGTGGTGATCGTTTTAGGCGCCAATGAAACAACGGACGCCCTGTTTGTGGCCATGTTTTTTCCCATAGAAATGATTCGAATGGTTGCCAGACGCCTTCCCCTGGTTCTTGTGCCGGTTTTTACGGAAAGCTACCAGAATTCGGACCTGGATCCTGAGCCTCATTTTTTAGGCTGGTGGATGCCTCTGTTGTTGATTGTCACCATGGTTTTGGTCTTTATGGCACCGATTCTTACTAAACTTATGGCACCGGGGTTGAGTAGTGCGGGGTATGCTACGGCTGTGAATCTATTAAGAATTCTGGCCCCTTCTTTTCTTCTTTTTGGCATATTTGGTCACGGCATGTCCATTTTTTATTATCACAAAATGATTCTGTTCCCCGAGATTCCTTTATTTGCCTGGCGGTTGACTGCGCTTTTATCTTTATTTTTGGCCGGTTATGCCTTTGGTGTTTACGGGTATGCCGTGGGTCTGATACTGGCCGGGTGCATCCAGTTTTTTGTGCTGTATCTTAAAGGGCGCGCCAACGGGTGGTCATTATTATCAATGAAAAAACCCAATTTCAAATGGCCGTATTTGAAACTCATTTTGGCCGGTTTCGCGCTTGTTGTGGTTGCTTTGGTTTTAAACAGGACGAGCGCGTTGATAGATCGTTGGTTTGCCTCGTTGCTGGGTGCTGGGAGTATCTCTATACTCTTTCTTTCGGAGCGGCTTGCACGGTCGGTTCCCATATTGCTGTCAACAAGCCTCTTCACGCTTTATCTTCCCAAATTGTCTTCAATCGCCAAACAGACTGATAAGATGGATTCTCTCCGTCTGGAGATGTTCAGTTTTTTTATGATCATCGGTCTTCCAATCTCCATCTTGTTTTTCTGGGCTGCCGGCGATCTGGTGCATATCCTGGCAACATACGGCCGTTTTACTGACGCCCAGGTCATGTCGGCGGTTGCAGTCATTCAGTATTTTTGTATGGGGATCCCTGCTGTCATCTGCAGTGCCGGACTGCGCAATGTTTTTATCGTGGAAAGAAATATAAAAGAGATTTTTTTGTTTGGCATGTTAACCGTCGCTTTGACATTGGTCCTTGATTTCGCTTTATTGGGGATGGGCCTCAAAGGATTGGCCCTTGCCTCTACCATAACGGCATGGATGATATTTTTCTTACTATGGATACGGTTAAAAATGAGTTTTCCACCTGGTAAGTATGTTATCAATATTCTGGTTTCGTCATTTTTAATGCTCTTATTTTTATTTGGACTGCCATGGAAAAACTGGGAGATTATGCCCCTTATAAGGTTGGGTCTGGGTTGTGTGGGCGGTTTATTTTTATATTGCATCACTATCATTCCGATTTCCAGTCAAATTAGAACACATATTTCAAATTGA
- a CDS encoding CpsD/CapB family tyrosine-protein kinase gives MDNEALKFILNRKIFEKSGQAFLFLSAVPGEGKTFTCLTTAQMCLENFSTKKRIAVVDFNIQHPEITNKMDNPELGWALNGSDQSDKFDVADWCFKYPSHEHPNLFFIPVGRVPSDEVDSSTMSEVFPKAMEELKEQFDLILVDGPSILASLATLTNTNLFDGVFIVVEAEKTRQQVVSTAINHLKEADPTILGTIMNKRRHHIPDCIYKKIF, from the coding sequence GTGGATAATGAAGCCTTAAAGTTTATCCTTAACCGGAAAATATTTGAGAAATCAGGACAGGCATTTCTTTTTCTTTCTGCTGTTCCTGGAGAAGGAAAGACATTTACCTGTCTTACAACCGCCCAGATGTGCCTGGAGAATTTCAGCACTAAAAAAAGGATTGCGGTTGTTGATTTTAATATCCAGCATCCTGAAATAACAAATAAAATGGATAACCCAGAACTAGGCTGGGCTCTAAACGGTTCCGATCAGAGCGACAAATTCGATGTTGCAGACTGGTGTTTTAAGTACCCAAGCCACGAGCATCCAAATCTGTTTTTTATTCCTGTTGGACGCGTACCTTCCGATGAGGTTGATTCCAGCACCATGTCAGAAGTCTTTCCAAAGGCCATGGAAGAACTCAAAGAACAGTTTGATCTCATCCTTGTGGATGGGCCGTCTATTCTGGCTTCTCTGGCAACGTTAACCAACACAAATTTATTCGATGGCGTTTTCATTGTTGTGGAAGCTGAAAAAACCCGGCAGCAGGTTGTTTCTACTGCAATAAACCACTTAAAGGAGGCGGATCCTACTATCTTAGGAACCATAATGAACAAACGCCGCCATCATATTCCCGATTGTATTTACAAAAAAATTTTTTAG
- a CDS encoding sulfotransferase family protein: MKEYSIDRPIFVIGMDRSGTSVISEIMSLHDDLGWLSNYNHRFRQLPQLSFLNRITHIPHFGWYLRGKKRQDKMLSSRLRKYLPYCDEGDYTLWTQLCGHDFTWDFLGGGTPSAHTCQKVRDYIHTILKYQHRTRLIVKLTGPPRINFLSTIFPDAVFVHVMRDPRAVVASLMRVPYWKQKGGWERPFWSGLSQKDIRAWEAADKSACVLAAIQWAKVVEQTWQECESLLPEQFIEIKYEDFVASAFDTITALLSKCGLGYSRTVKRYIDCIGNVRNMNTKYRQMLIPSELDAVQQAVKKTAEKAGYLE; encoded by the coding sequence TTGAAGGAATATTCAATTGACAGGCCGATTTTTGTCATTGGTATGGACAGAAGCGGGACTTCGGTTATATCGGAAATCATGTCCCTTCATGACGATCTGGGCTGGCTTTCAAATTATAACCACCGGTTCCGGCAACTGCCCCAATTGTCTTTTTTAAACCGTATCACACACATACCCCATTTCGGCTGGTATCTTAGAGGCAAGAAACGCCAGGATAAAATGCTTTCATCCCGGTTGAGAAAATATTTGCCCTACTGCGATGAAGGCGATTATACTTTATGGACACAATTATGCGGCCATGACTTTACATGGGATTTTTTGGGTGGGGGCACGCCGTCTGCGCATACCTGTCAAAAGGTCCGGGATTATATCCATACCATACTCAAATACCAGCACAGAACAAGGCTGATCGTTAAACTCACAGGTCCGCCCCGGATCAATTTTTTATCCACAATCTTTCCGGATGCCGTATTTGTTCATGTGATGCGTGATCCAAGAGCTGTTGTGGCCTCTCTTATGAGGGTGCCATACTGGAAACAAAAAGGGGGATGGGAACGGCCGTTCTGGAGCGGTTTGTCCCAAAAAGATATCCGGGCGTGGGAGGCGGCTGATAAATCAGCCTGTGTCCTGGCAGCTATTCAATGGGCAAAGGTGGTTGAACAGACATGGCAGGAGTGTGAATCGCTTTTACCGGAACAATTCATAGAGATAAAATATGAAGACTTTGTGGCCTCTGCCTTTGATACCATAACGGCGTTGCTCAGCAAGTGCGGTCTGGGTTACAGCCGGACGGTTAAACGTTATATTGACTGTATCGGCAATGTCCGCAATATGAATACCAAATACCGGCAGATGCTTATTCCATCTGAACTGGATGCTGTTCAACAGGCTGTAAAAAAGACTGCTGAAAAGGCGGGCTACCTTGAATAG
- a CDS encoding sulfotransferase family protein: MRVSIDDFGIVNLPDFFIVGAPKSGTTSLHYYLQGHPQIFMPDKKESWFFSFMNNRPSFNSPDKFPGIIDNIDEYAQLYRSAFHNQQCGDASPSYLYTHEASIGNFKRVYQDPGQYNRLKFIISLRNPIDRAWSQYWTFNRTSSDIAPFQDAVHPDTIKKRLGDNWQPFYDYIGFGMYHDQIKAYQNEFGKDRVKIFLFDDLKKDAGQICKEIFLFLGVDPDYTPNTNQIYNPSGKPKSELLKKFIISPNILKSVLKKMIPKRKRQQLKHMAARKLITKVEMPDAARATLKKQFEPEIHRLALLLERDLGHWLS, translated from the coding sequence ATGAGAGTCAGTATAGATGATTTTGGAATCGTCAATCTTCCTGATTTTTTTATCGTAGGCGCGCCTAAAAGCGGAACAACATCATTGCACTATTATCTGCAGGGGCATCCGCAAATTTTTATGCCGGATAAAAAAGAATCCTGGTTTTTCAGCTTTATGAATAACAGGCCGTCGTTTAACAGCCCGGACAAGTTTCCTGGAATAATTGACAACATTGATGAATACGCACAATTATACCGGTCGGCATTCCACAATCAACAATGCGGAGATGCATCCCCATCATATCTTTATACCCATGAAGCCAGCATCGGCAATTTTAAGCGTGTTTATCAGGACCCAGGACAATATAACCGGCTTAAATTTATCATCAGCCTTCGTAACCCCATTGATCGGGCATGGTCGCAGTATTGGACATTTAACAGAACCAGCTCAGATATTGCCCCATTTCAGGATGCGGTTCATCCCGACACGATTAAAAAACGACTTGGCGACAACTGGCAGCCATTTTATGATTATATCGGATTTGGGATGTACCATGATCAAATTAAAGCCTACCAAAATGAATTTGGGAAGGACAGGGTTAAAATCTTCCTTTTTGATGACCTTAAAAAAGATGCAGGTCAAATTTGCAAAGAAATATTTTTGTTTTTAGGTGTTGACCCGGATTATACGCCGAATACAAATCAGATTTATAATCCTTCAGGAAAACCGAAAAGTGAGTTGTTAAAAAAATTTATTATATCTCCGAATATTTTAAAAAGTGTGTTGAAAAAAATGATTCCCAAGCGAAAGCGACAGCAGCTTAAGCATATGGCTGCCAGAAAATTGATTACAAAAGTGGAAATGCCGGATGCCGCGCGAGCGACACTCAAAAAACAATTTGAACCGGAAATACACAGACTGGCACTTTTGCTGGAACGGGATCTTGGGCATTGGCTGTCTTAA
- a CDS encoding beta-galactosidase, with protein MNNSILNKIANKKVNFLIFLLFFVSICSGVCAGANTKIAVTDISTGSDWSLPDWVQASSRSGGLYMDRNPDRSFISFKGITLSWANLNPAKNQYDFSDLNAALEMAENENYKIIIRLKCHVVGRRDQSGAMDADCPYVPQWVLDLHSPAQFVTRDTSDRYIRVAAPWDTGLQKELLTFIKFLGKQGYLADERIAGIYITGLSSSLGEEFWLHRDYLQNALNAGMTEPLLLMAYKNRIDAWVDAAGENVHKLIWIGYGGIQSSGYDGDMLNDYALDMGLGWRHGGPDTYHDILPPEVGQTYTNGYMETDWSHPLRDGQRIFLGEVEFIFEQPDAEQTHMTESAIMRMAQLGMNYAWTSADFLEYAPQMFEWWTLTAGKDPWDSPDAACWLRQDAIYVKTHAKVYPIKNFERFLYQRDETGAKTVPALPVNRAEFWNDPSGQNFDFSARATDVRNGNDKMIFSLESGFLNTLNTPFTIKITYFDNNASQWVLEVPTGTGYLQSSSIIGESDDTLKTVTFTMNTIPDNTNLDNHCAFRLRVLNDQDVTIKFARVIK; from the coding sequence ATGAATAACAGCATCTTAAACAAAATAGCGAATAAGAAGGTCAATTTCCTTATATTTCTCCTTTTTTTTGTATCAATTTGTAGCGGGGTCTGTGCCGGGGCCAACACCAAGATAGCGGTAACCGACATCAGCACGGGATCCGATTGGTCCCTACCCGATTGGGTTCAGGCATCAAGCAGATCCGGTGGGCTCTATATGGATCGTAATCCGGATCGCTCTTTTATCTCCTTCAAAGGAATCACACTTTCCTGGGCAAATTTAAATCCTGCTAAAAACCAATATGATTTTTCTGACTTGAACGCGGCTTTGGAAATGGCAGAAAACGAAAATTATAAAATTATTATTCGGTTAAAATGCCATGTTGTGGGACGTAGAGATCAAAGTGGTGCAATGGATGCCGATTGTCCATATGTACCCCAATGGGTTCTGGATTTGCACTCACCGGCACAATTTGTTACCAGAGATACTTCTGACAGATATATCCGGGTTGCCGCGCCCTGGGACACAGGATTACAAAAAGAGCTTCTAACCTTTATCAAATTTTTGGGAAAACAAGGCTATCTGGCTGATGAACGAATCGCAGGGATTTATATCACAGGGCTATCCTCCTCATTGGGTGAGGAATTCTGGCTGCATCGTGACTACCTGCAAAATGCGTTAAATGCCGGCATGACTGAACCCTTGCTGTTGATGGCATATAAAAATAGAATTGACGCCTGGGTTGATGCTGCCGGTGAGAATGTACACAAGCTGATCTGGATAGGTTATGGTGGGATTCAAAGTTCTGGCTATGATGGAGACATGCTTAACGATTATGCCCTTGATATGGGCCTGGGATGGCGGCATGGCGGCCCTGATACGTACCATGACATTCTTCCGCCCGAAGTGGGTCAGACATATACAAATGGTTACATGGAAACTGACTGGTCCCACCCCCTGCGTGACGGCCAGCGGATATTTTTAGGCGAGGTGGAATTTATTTTCGAGCAGCCGGATGCTGAGCAAACTCATATGACTGAAAGTGCTATTATGCGTATGGCCCAGCTTGGAATGAATTACGCTTGGACGTCAGCCGATTTTTTAGAATATGCACCGCAGATGTTCGAGTGGTGGACACTGACTGCCGGTAAAGATCCTTGGGACAGCCCGGATGCTGCCTGCTGGCTTCGCCAGGATGCGATATATGTAAAAACCCATGCAAAGGTATACCCCATAAAAAACTTTGAACGATTTCTCTATCAGCGAGATGAAACAGGTGCGAAAACAGTACCGGCCCTGCCCGTCAACCGGGCAGAATTTTGGAATGATCCATCGGGACAAAACTTTGATTTCTCAGCCCGTGCCACAGATGTGCGCAATGGCAATGATAAAATGATTTTCAGTCTGGAATCCGGCTTTTTAAATACCTTGAATACACCTTTTACAATTAAAATAACCTATTTTGATAATAACGCCTCCCAATGGGTTTTAGAAGTGCCCACTGGCACGGGCTACCTGCAATCGTCAAGCATTATCGGAGAATCGGATGATACATTGAAAACAGTCACGTTTACAATGAATACCATTCCGGATAACACGAACTTAGACAATCATTGTGCTTTCCGCTTACGTGTTCTGAATGATCAGGATGTAACCATTAAATTCGCGCGTGTCATCAAATAA
- a CDS encoding GNAT family N-acetyltransferase: MTDMSLNLRPFHENDGSELSDLYQRVWGTRLDDAYWHWKYIAPPFKTIANVVTEPDGKIVAFTGVWVRRVRVKGEVHSSYQVVDVMADPKYRGGVAFGWIMDIMRDLVITQKKMVYGFTNEVSHVVFRKIFKKYLLIDVNRPLIALVLNPGKLIKVPEGLRAAAGLVTENIVNARMAFVSSKGILVERTDTVPDDIEQLWDAVKDDYPFRLIASPDYLRWRFQGSQDQYQIWVAKKNNRLAGYLVTSLKKKNDKIKGYLVDWVFPLETPHIFRVLLKQALHWFLQKDTNVVEALLINDKDPVLKELKSFFFIKGRRCKNFLLGCADPAGYQIENISTQDLFIGRGDSDFSTSYFS; encoded by the coding sequence ATGACAGATATGTCCTTAAATTTAAGACCTTTTCATGAAAACGACGGATCGGAATTGTCCGATCTTTACCAACGTGTATGGGGAACGCGATTAGATGATGCCTACTGGCACTGGAAATATATTGCGCCTCCTTTTAAAACAATAGCAAATGTTGTGACGGAACCGGATGGTAAGATTGTCGCTTTTACCGGGGTTTGGGTGCGACGCGTACGGGTGAAAGGGGAGGTACATTCTTCTTATCAAGTGGTTGATGTTATGGCTGATCCGAAATACCGGGGCGGTGTTGCCTTTGGGTGGATAATGGATATTATGAGAGATTTGGTGATTACGCAAAAAAAAATGGTGTACGGTTTCACCAATGAAGTTTCTCATGTTGTATTTAGAAAAATTTTTAAAAAATATCTATTGATTGATGTAAACAGGCCATTGATTGCCCTTGTCCTCAACCCGGGAAAATTGATAAAGGTTCCTGAAGGGCTCCGGGCCGCCGCAGGTCTTGTCACTGAGAATATAGTAAACGCGCGTATGGCGTTTGTATCGTCAAAAGGCATATTGGTTGAACGGACAGATACGGTCCCCGATGATATCGAACAATTGTGGGATGCCGTCAAAGATGACTATCCGTTTCGGCTGATTGCCAGCCCGGATTATTTACGATGGCGTTTTCAAGGTTCCCAGGATCAGTACCAAATATGGGTGGCTAAAAAAAATAACCGTTTGGCAGGCTATCTGGTGACGAGTCTGAAGAAAAAAAATGACAAGATAAAAGGCTATCTGGTTGACTGGGTGTTCCCGCTTGAAACGCCACATATTTTTAGGGTATTGCTAAAACAGGCGTTGCATTGGTTTTTGCAAAAAGACACCAATGTTGTAGAAGCATTGCTGATAAATGATAAGGATCCGGTATTAAAAGAGTTGAAATCCTTTTTCTTTATTAAAGGGCGACGCTGCAAAAATTTTCTTCTGGGTTGTGCTGATCCTGCCGGGTATCAAATAGAAAATATATCTACCCAGGATCTTTTCATCGGCCGGGGCGATTCGGATTTTTCAACCTCATACTTTAGTTAA
- a CDS encoding glycosyltransferase: MHKIRILHLAPHMNFGGAEIMIYNLVKNTDRKRFEPIVATWLGGGLADHLEQEGFNVLQVPARPKPLRWKALRRLIRQENIDILHTHLFTAGFYGRLAAIGNGRLGVIRTHHGMTFKQKAIKRIFFEILLYPLSSCHTAVSHSVIRHLNDTLRWKPTRMRLIQNGIDVERFCTERDAFNDPATIVAAGRLSKEKGFDVLIKALHSLSKKKRHFRCLLAGDGPEKGALLSLRERLGLVNKIDFLGYVRDIAPLMKTGDLFIIPSHHEGLPLSLLEAMASGLPVIASAVGGIPELLTPDKGWLVPPANPDVLADTIETVLDNPDRALKKAQQGRIEVLSAYDIKKTAGKYEDLYLQLFQNIGRG, from the coding sequence ATGCATAAAATACGCATTCTTCATCTGGCTCCCCATATGAATTTCGGTGGTGCCGAAATCATGATCTATAATCTGGTTAAAAATACGGATAGAAAAAGATTTGAACCCATTGTTGCCACCTGGCTTGGCGGTGGGTTGGCAGACCATCTTGAACAAGAAGGTTTTAATGTGCTTCAGGTCCCGGCTAGGCCTAAACCGTTAAGATGGAAGGCCCTTCGGCGGTTAATCCGGCAGGAGAATATTGACATTCTTCATACCCATCTTTTTACCGCCGGGTTCTACGGGCGACTGGCAGCCATCGGCAATGGGCGGTTAGGGGTCATTCGAACCCATCACGGCATGACATTCAAACAAAAAGCAATTAAGCGGATCTTTTTTGAAATATTGTTATATCCGTTGAGCAGTTGTCATACGGCTGTCTCCCACAGCGTGATACGTCATTTGAACGATACATTGAGGTGGAAACCGACCCGGATGCGTTTGATCCAAAACGGTATTGACGTGGAAAGATTTTGCACAGAACGGGATGCCTTTAATGATCCGGCAACCATTGTGGCCGCCGGCCGTTTATCCAAGGAAAAAGGCTTTGATGTACTGATAAAGGCATTGCACTCGCTGTCAAAGAAAAAAAGACATTTCAGATGCCTGCTTGCCGGGGACGGGCCTGAAAAAGGGGCGCTTTTATCACTTAGAGAAAGGCTTGGTCTTGTCAATAAAATTGATTTTCTGGGCTATGTCCGGGATATCGCGCCATTAATGAAAACAGGGGATCTTTTTATTATTCCATCCCACCATGAGGGTCTGCCGCTCAGCCTGCTGGAAGCCATGGCTTCGGGGCTGCCTGTTATTGCAAGTGCTGTGGGCGGGATACCGGAGCTTTTGACCCCGGACAAAGGATGGCTGGTGCCGCCGGCAAATCCTGACGTTTTGGCCGACACCATTGAAACGGTGCTTGATAATCCGGACAGGGCGTTGAAAAAAGCACAGCAAGGCCGTATCGAAGTGTTAAGTGCCTACGATATTAAAAAGACCGCCGGAAAGTATGAGGATTTATATTTACAATTGTTTCAAAACATTGGACGTGGCTAA